CTGCACGCAGCCGAAAAACTCTGGACCGCCAAACTCAAAGAAAAGGTCACTTGGAACGCGCTCACGGATCTGGGCACGCTGCTCATCGGCACCAATGGCGCGGTGCAGTCTTTCGACCCCGACACGGGCGAACTGCTCTGGACGCGCGACGACCTCGACAAAACCAGCGAGTTCAACGTGCGCGAAGTGCACGGCGCGCCCTACCTGCTGTGCAACCATTCCAAGGGCCTCGGCGGCACCAAGGTGAAGCTCATGGCCATCGACTACCTCTCCGGTGAAACCGTCTGGGAAACCGATGAGATCATGGGCCAATACCTCGCCACCTACTCGATCCCGTCCCACCAGATGGCGATCTTTGCCCTCAACAGCTGGGAAGGCTCCAAGGACGAGCAAGGCATGATCTTCCGCGCGGTCGACGTGCTCACCGGCGAGGTGAAGTGGCAGACCCGCTACGGCAAAGCCAATGAGGTGCGCCTCCACATCGCCGACAACACCGGGAAGTTCGCGCCGCGTCAGGACCTGTCCGGCTACCACGATCCGCTCGTCGACGGCGACATGGCTTACCTCGGTTTCCGTGGCGTCGACGCCCTCAACCTCACCACCGGCGAGATCGTCTGGACACAGGAATTTAAGCCCGGTCACAAGGACTTCAAACGCACCTACGCGCCGCTGCGCATCGACGGCGATCGCATCTACGCCGCCGGTGGTGGTTCGGTGCTCGCGCTCAACAAAGCCGACGGTTCCGTCCTCTGGAAGAGCGACCGCATCTCCAGCTACGCCGGTCTCTTTAAGTCCCGCGACAACGCCATCGTTTCCCAGGTCGAGCCGATCAACGGCAAGGTCTTCATCCGCTTCGGCGGCAACTTCTCCAACGGCCAATCGGTCTTGCTGCGGGAGCCCCTCGGCGTAGCCGCCTTTGATGCGAACACCGGCGACGAACTCTTCAAATTCGCCAAGCCCAAGGAAGGCATCACCAACCTCATGATTATCCCCGAGCACAACACCGTGCTCTTCGCCGACGCCAAAAAACTCTACGGTCTCAACATCGAGGGTGCGGCGGTGACGGAGAAGTTTGAGGTCGAGATCGAGTTCAAGCGCAAGATGGGGGGCGGTGACGTTGCCAAGATCGGCCTCGGCGCGCTGGGCGGTCTCTCCGGCCTCGCCAAGGGCGCGATGTCTTCGAGCAAGAGCCGCCTCGACGTGCCGGTCGCGATCGTGCGCCGCGATGGTCACATCGTGGTGATGGGCAAGCAGCACCTCATGGCTTTTGATCCGGTGGCGCAGGACATCAAGTGGTCCACTTACTACGCCGCGCCGGGCAACGTGTTGGGCGACTCGCTCATGTTTGCGGTCACCGCGCTCGCCGCCACCGCCGGCAACGCCCAGGTCGCGCAGGCCCCGTCGTATTCGTCCAGTCAATACCGCAGCGGCGTGGGCAACATCCATGGCGCGCTCGACCGCTACAACGCCCGCGCCGGCAAACGCAACGCGGCCACCCAGTCCAGCGGCGGTTACTCCTACGTGCTCACCAACGTCGAGGAAGGCCGCAAGAAGGGCATCGGCCTGATGGGTATCTCGCTCGAAAACGGCGAAGGCGAGAAGCAGCTCCTGCTCAAGGACAAGAAGCCGGAATACCTCGTCGACGAAGCGCTCGACCGCCTCTTCCACATCGAGAAGGGCAAAACGATCATCGCCTACGGC
This portion of the Actomonas aquatica genome encodes:
- a CDS encoding PQQ-binding-like beta-propeller repeat protein — its product is MPTHSLVIPRFGRALLVAAAAFSLVSAPLHAAEKLWTAKLKEKVTWNALTDLGTLLIGTNGAVQSFDPDTGELLWTRDDLDKTSEFNVREVHGAPYLLCNHSKGLGGTKVKLMAIDYLSGETVWETDEIMGQYLATYSIPSHQMAIFALNSWEGSKDEQGMIFRAVDVLTGEVKWQTRYGKANEVRLHIADNTGKFAPRQDLSGYHDPLVDGDMAYLGFRGVDALNLTTGEIVWTQEFKPGHKDFKRTYAPLRIDGDRIYAAGGGSVLALNKADGSVLWKSDRISSYAGLFKSRDNAIVSQVEPINGKVFIRFGGNFSNGQSVLLREPLGVAAFDANTGDELFKFAKPKEGITNLMIIPEHNTVLFADAKKLYGLNIEGAAVTEKFEVEIEFKRKMGGGDVAKIGLGALGGLSGLAKGAMSSSKSRLDVPVAIVRRDGHIVVMGKQHLMAFDPVAQDIKWSTYYAAPGNVLGDSLMFAVTALAATAGNAQVAQAPSYSSSQYRSGVGNIHGALDRYNARAGKRNAATQSSGGYSYVLTNVEEGRKKGIGLMGISLENGEGEKQLLLKDKKPEYLVDEALDRLFHIEKGKTIIAYGL